One Streptomyces sp. R28 DNA window includes the following coding sequences:
- a CDS encoding acyl-CoA dehydrogenase family protein, with protein sequence MSAVPPKPTVSEREARQVAEAARQQEWRKPSFAKELFLGRFRLDLIHPHPMPTDEAAQRGEEFLAKLRDFVETKVDGALIERESRIPDDVIDGLKELGAFGMKIDTKYGGLGLGQVYYNKALTLVGSASPAIGVLLSAHQSIGVPQPLKLFGTPEQKERFLPRCARTDISAFLLTEPDVGSDPARLATSAVPDGDDYVLDGVKLWTTNGVVADLLVVMARVPKSEGHKGGITAFVVETNSPGITVENRNAFMGLRGIENGVTRFHQVRVPAANRVGPEGAGLKIALTTLNTGRLSLPASCVAAGKWCLKIAREWSAAREQWGKPLAHHEAVGSKISFIAATTFALEAVTDLASQMADEDRNDIRIEGALAKLYASEMAWLIADELVQIRGGRGFETAESLRARGERAVPAEQVLRDLRINRIFEGSTEIMHLLIAREAVDAHLTVAGDLIDPDKSLQDKAKAGASAGVFYAKWLPKLVAGQGQLPYSYGEFKHGVDLAAHLRYVERTSRKLARSTFYGMSRWQGRMETKQGFLGRVVDIGAELFAMSAACVRAEHLRGQGEHGREAYQLADAFCRQARLRVEELFGRLWSNTDDLDRKVVKGVMSGTYEWLESGIVDPSDDGAPWIADATPGPSERENVHRPIR encoded by the coding sequence ATGTCCGCAGTACCCCCCAAACCCACTGTCAGTGAGCGTGAGGCACGCCAGGTGGCGGAGGCGGCCCGGCAGCAGGAATGGCGCAAGCCCAGCTTCGCCAAGGAACTGTTCCTCGGCCGCTTCCGCCTCGACCTCATCCACCCCCACCCGATGCCCACCGACGAGGCCGCCCAGCGCGGCGAGGAGTTCCTCGCCAAACTGCGCGACTTCGTCGAGACGAAGGTCGACGGCGCCCTCATCGAGCGCGAGTCCCGCATCCCCGACGACGTGATCGACGGGCTCAAGGAACTCGGCGCCTTCGGCATGAAGATCGACACCAAGTACGGCGGGCTCGGCCTCGGCCAGGTCTACTACAACAAGGCCCTCACCCTGGTCGGCTCGGCGTCCCCGGCGATCGGCGTCCTGCTCTCCGCCCATCAGTCGATCGGCGTACCGCAGCCGCTGAAGTTGTTCGGCACCCCGGAGCAGAAGGAGCGGTTCCTGCCGCGCTGCGCCCGCACCGACATCAGCGCCTTCCTGCTGACCGAGCCCGACGTGGGCTCCGACCCGGCCCGCCTCGCCACCTCCGCCGTACCGGACGGGGACGACTACGTCCTCGACGGGGTCAAGCTGTGGACGACCAACGGCGTGGTCGCCGACCTCCTCGTCGTCATGGCACGGGTGCCGAAGTCCGAGGGCCACAAGGGCGGCATCACGGCCTTCGTCGTGGAGACCAACTCGCCCGGCATCACGGTCGAGAACCGCAACGCCTTCATGGGCCTGCGCGGCATCGAGAACGGCGTCACCCGCTTCCACCAGGTCCGTGTCCCCGCCGCGAACCGCGTCGGCCCCGAGGGCGCCGGCCTGAAGATCGCGCTCACCACGCTGAACACAGGGCGGCTGTCCCTGCCCGCGTCCTGCGTCGCGGCCGGAAAGTGGTGCCTGAAGATCGCCCGCGAGTGGTCGGCGGCCCGCGAGCAGTGGGGCAAGCCGCTCGCCCACCACGAGGCCGTCGGCTCGAAGATCTCCTTCATCGCCGCCACCACCTTCGCCCTGGAGGCCGTCACCGACCTCGCCTCGCAGATGGCCGACGAGGACCGCAACGACATCCGCATCGAAGGCGCCCTCGCCAAGCTCTACGCCTCCGAGATGGCCTGGCTCATCGCCGACGAACTCGTCCAGATCCGCGGCGGCCGAGGCTTCGAGACGGCCGAGTCGCTGCGCGCCCGCGGCGAGCGCGCGGTCCCCGCCGAGCAGGTCCTGCGCGACCTGCGCATCAACCGCATCTTCGAGGGCTCGACGGAGATCATGCACCTCCTCATCGCCCGCGAGGCCGTCGACGCCCACCTGACCGTCGCAGGCGACCTCATCGACCCCGACAAGTCCCTCCAGGACAAGGCGAAGGCGGGCGCGAGCGCCGGCGTCTTCTACGCCAAGTGGCTGCCGAAGCTGGTCGCCGGGCAGGGGCAACTGCCGTATTCGTACGGCGAGTTCAAACACGGCGTCGACCTCGCCGCGCACCTGCGCTACGTCGAACGCACGTCCCGCAAGCTCGCCCGCTCCACCTTCTACGGCATGTCCCGCTGGCAGGGCCGCATGGAGACCAAGCAGGGCTTCCTCGGCCGGGTCGTCGACATCGGCGCCGAGCTGTTCGCCATGAGCGCGGCGTGCGTGCGCGCCGAGCACCTGCGCGGCCAGGGCGAGCACGGCCGCGAGGCCTACCAGCTTGCCGACGCCTTCTGCCGCCAGGCCCGTCTGCGCGTGGAGGAGCTCTTCGGCCGGCTGTGGTCCAACACCGACGACCTCGACCGCAAGGTCGTCAAGGGCGTGATGTCGGGCACGTACGAGTGGCTGGAGAGCGGCATCGTAGACCCGTCGGACGACGGCGCCCCCTGGATCGCCGACGCGACACCGGGCCCGAGCGAGCGGGAGAACGTGCACCGCCCGATCAGGTGA
- the dxr gene encoding 1-deoxy-D-xylulose-5-phosphate reductoisomerase, with protein sequence MSDSPAPLADPHLVYDPVAGDGPKDVVILGSTGSIGTQAIDLVLRNPDRFRVTALSANGGRVALLAEQAYRLRARTVAVAREDVVPALREALTAQYGTGEPLPEILAGPDAATQVAASDCHTVLNGITGSIGLAPTLAALEAGRTLALANKESLIVGGPLVKALAKPGQIIPVDSEHAALFQALASGTRADVRKLVVTASGGPFRGRTKAELANVTVEDALAHPTWAMGPVITINSATLVNKGLEVIEAHLLYDISFDRIEVVVHPQSYVHSMVEFTDGSTIAQATPPDMRGPIAIGLGWPERVPDAAPTFDWSKASTWEFFPLDNDAFPSVDLARHVGELAGTAPAVFNAANEECVEAFRAGALPFNGIMETVTRVVEEHGTPQAGTSLTVADVLEAESWARRRARELAVHTAEARA encoded by the coding sequence ATGAGCGACAGTCCAGCCCCCCTCGCCGACCCCCACCTCGTCTACGACCCCGTGGCGGGCGACGGCCCCAAGGACGTGGTGATCCTCGGCTCCACCGGCTCGATCGGCACCCAGGCCATCGACCTCGTGCTGCGCAACCCCGACCGGTTCCGGGTCACCGCCCTGTCCGCCAACGGCGGCCGGGTCGCCCTCCTCGCCGAGCAGGCGTACCGGCTGAGGGCGCGGACCGTCGCGGTCGCCCGCGAGGACGTCGTACCGGCGCTGCGGGAAGCTCTGACGGCCCAGTACGGCACGGGGGAGCCGCTCCCCGAGATCCTGGCCGGCCCGGACGCGGCCACACAGGTCGCCGCCTCCGACTGCCACACCGTCCTGAACGGCATCACCGGCTCCATCGGCCTCGCGCCCACCCTCGCCGCGCTGGAGGCGGGCCGCACCCTCGCGCTCGCCAACAAGGAGTCCCTCATCGTCGGCGGCCCGCTGGTCAAGGCGCTCGCCAAGCCCGGGCAGATCATCCCGGTCGACTCCGAGCACGCCGCCCTGTTCCAGGCGCTCGCCTCCGGCACGCGGGCGGACGTACGCAAGCTCGTCGTCACCGCGTCCGGCGGCCCCTTCCGCGGCCGCACGAAGGCCGAGCTGGCGAACGTGACGGTCGAGGACGCCCTCGCCCACCCCACCTGGGCCATGGGCCCGGTCATCACGATCAACTCCGCGACCCTGGTCAACAAGGGCCTGGAGGTCATCGAGGCGCACCTGCTCTACGACATTTCCTTCGACCGCATTGAGGTGGTCGTGCATCCCCAGTCGTATGTTCACTCGATGGTTGAGTTCACCGACGGATCCACGATCGCCCAGGCGACGCCCCCCGACATGCGCGGGCCCATCGCCATCGGCCTCGGCTGGCCGGAGCGCGTCCCCGACGCGGCGCCCACGTTCGACTGGAGCAAGGCGTCGACCTGGGAGTTCTTCCCACTCGACAACGACGCGTTCCCGTCGGTCGACCTGGCGCGCCACGTGGGCGAGCTCGCGGGCACGGCCCCCGCGGTGTTCAATGCGGCCAACGAGGAGTGCGTCGAGGCCTTCCGGGCCGGCGCGCTGCCGTTCAACGGGATCATGGAGACCGTGACGCGGGTGGTGGAGGAACACGGCACCCCGCAGGCGGGAACTTCGCTCACCGTCGCGGACGTCCTCGAAGCGGAGAGCTGGGCCCGCAGGCGGGCCCGGGAACTGGCGGTACACACGGCGGAGGCCCGTGCATGA
- a CDS encoding proline--tRNA ligase yields MANAPVQRMSQLMAKTLRDDPADAEVLSHKLLVRAGYVRRTAAGIWSWLPLGKRVLANVERIVREEMDAIGAQEVLLPALLPREPYDATGRWDEYGQELFRLKDRKGGDYLLGPTHEEIFTLLVKDQASSYKDLPVILYQIQHKYRDEARPRAGILRGREFLMKDSYSFDTEDEGLAKSYALHREAYQKIFARLGLDYRICAATAGAMGGSKSEEFLAPAGAGEDTFADCPNCDFAANTEAISYELKPVDADGVAALEEIPTPDTPTIETLAAHLGVHASATLKNLLVKVDGEIVAVGVPGDREVDMDKVEAHFAPAVVEMVTEADFAGRPDLVRGYVGPQGLGEKVKYIADPRVAPGTSWITGANKDATHAKNVVAGRDFEVGEYVDVVVVQEGDPCPKCGTGLKLDRAIEIGHIFQLGRKYADALKLDVLGQNGKPVRVTMGSYGVGVSRAVAALAEQTADDKGLCWPAEVAPADVHVVAAGKALQTELALDVSEKLSAAGLRVLCDDRAGVSPGVKFTDSELIGVPQILVAGRRAAEGVVELKDRRTGEREELTVDEAIARLTA; encoded by the coding sequence ATGGCGAACGCACCGGTCCAGCGCATGTCCCAGTTGATGGCGAAGACGCTGCGCGACGACCCGGCGGACGCCGAGGTCCTCAGCCACAAGCTGCTCGTCCGGGCCGGCTACGTCCGCCGCACGGCGGCCGGCATCTGGTCCTGGCTGCCCCTCGGCAAGCGGGTCCTCGCCAACGTGGAGCGCATCGTCCGCGAGGAGATGGACGCCATCGGCGCCCAGGAGGTGCTGCTCCCCGCGCTGCTGCCGCGTGAGCCGTACGACGCGACCGGCCGCTGGGACGAGTACGGCCAGGAGCTCTTCCGGCTCAAGGACCGCAAGGGCGGCGACTACCTCCTCGGCCCCACCCACGAGGAGATCTTCACCCTGCTGGTGAAGGACCAGGCGTCCTCCTACAAGGACCTGCCGGTCATCCTCTACCAGATCCAGCACAAGTACCGTGACGAGGCCCGTCCGCGGGCCGGCATCCTGCGCGGCCGCGAGTTCCTGATGAAGGACTCCTACTCCTTCGACACCGAGGACGAGGGTCTCGCGAAGTCCTACGCCCTGCACCGCGAGGCCTACCAGAAGATCTTCGCGCGCCTCGGCCTCGACTACCGCATCTGCGCCGCCACCGCCGGCGCGATGGGCGGCTCCAAGTCGGAGGAGTTCCTCGCCCCGGCCGGCGCCGGCGAGGACACCTTCGCGGACTGCCCCAACTGTGACTTCGCGGCCAACACCGAGGCGATCTCGTACGAGCTGAAGCCGGTGGACGCCGACGGCGTGGCCGCGCTCGAGGAGATCCCCACCCCGGACACCCCGACCATCGAGACCCTCGCCGCTCACCTCGGCGTCCACGCCTCCGCCACCCTCAAGAACCTCCTGGTGAAGGTCGACGGCGAGATCGTGGCGGTCGGCGTCCCCGGCGACCGCGAGGTCGACATGGACAAGGTCGAGGCCCACTTCGCCCCGGCCGTCGTCGAGATGGTCACCGAGGCGGACTTCGCGGGCCGCCCCGACCTGGTCCGCGGCTACGTCGGCCCGCAGGGCCTCGGCGAGAAGGTCAAGTACATCGCCGACCCGCGCGTGGCCCCCGGCACCTCCTGGATCACCGGCGCCAACAAGGACGCCACGCACGCCAAGAACGTCGTGGCCGGCCGTGACTTCGAGGTCGGCGAGTACGTCGACGTCGTGGTCGTCCAGGAGGGCGACCCCTGCCCGAAGTGCGGCACCGGCCTCAAGCTGGACCGCGCCATCGAGATCGGCCACATCTTCCAGCTGGGCCGCAAGTACGCCGACGCCCTCAAGCTCGATGTCCTCGGCCAGAACGGCAAGCCGGTCCGCGTGACCATGGGCTCCTACGGCGTCGGTGTCTCCCGCGCGGTCGCGGCCCTCGCCGAGCAGACCGCCGACGACAAGGGCCTGTGCTGGCCGGCCGAGGTCGCCCCGGCCGACGTCCACGTGGTCGCCGCCGGCAAGGCTCTGCAGACCGAACTCGCCCTCGACGTCTCCGAGAAGCTGTCCGCGGCCGGCCTGCGGGTCCTGTGCGACGACCGGGCGGGTGTCTCGCCGGGCGTGAAGTTCACCGACTCGGAGCTGATCGGCGTACCGCAGATCCTGGTGGCCGGGCGGCGCGCGGCCGAGGGTGTCGTCGAGCTCAAGGACCGCAGGACCGGTGAGCGCGAGGAGCTGACGGTAGACGAGGCGATCGCCCGCCTGACGGCGTAG
- a CDS encoding endo-1,4-beta-glucanase produces the protein MQHRRPRLSKKAKTLIASAVALAAAAGVTVAQADESSKKCAAFDTITLGKYYVNNNLWNEGKYTGTQCVWDNSQSGSTISWGTDYSLANSGTGKDYDVKSYASSVLGWHWGWKVDKARTGLPIRVGDRKPVRTSWEFSVSSDPGAMNVAYDLWLHTKNTADWQDQPTDEIMVWLNRQGGAGPLGTKNGSVSLGGATWDIYEGDIGWKVHSFVRRTNTTKVTLNLDDFTQALVRRNLLSNDKYVSGIEAGTEVFKGTGRLDTKAYSVNIG, from the coding sequence ATGCAGCACCGCCGCCCCCGCCTGTCCAAGAAGGCGAAGACCCTCATCGCCTCGGCGGTCGCCCTCGCGGCCGCCGCCGGTGTCACCGTCGCCCAGGCGGACGAGTCCAGCAAGAAGTGCGCGGCCTTCGACACGATCACGCTCGGCAAGTACTACGTGAACAACAACCTCTGGAACGAGGGGAAGTACACCGGCACCCAGTGCGTCTGGGACAACTCCCAGTCGGGCTCGACGATCTCCTGGGGCACCGACTACAGCCTGGCCAACAGCGGCACCGGCAAGGACTACGACGTGAAGTCGTACGCCTCCAGCGTCCTCGGCTGGCACTGGGGCTGGAAGGTCGACAAGGCCAGGACCGGCCTGCCGATCCGCGTCGGCGACCGCAAGCCGGTGCGGACGAGCTGGGAGTTCTCGGTCAGCTCCGACCCGGGCGCCATGAACGTCGCCTACGACCTGTGGCTGCACACCAAGAACACCGCGGACTGGCAGGACCAGCCCACCGACGAGATCATGGTCTGGCTCAACCGCCAGGGCGGCGCGGGCCCGCTGGGCACCAAGAACGGCAGCGTCAGCCTGGGCGGCGCGACGTGGGACATCTACGAGGGCGACATCGGCTGGAAGGTCCATTCCTTCGTCCGCCGCACCAACACCACCAAGGTCACGCTCAACCTCGACGACTTCACCCAGGCACTCGTCCGGCGCAATCTGCTGAGCAACGACAAGTACGTCTCCGGCATCGAGGCCGGCACCGAGGTCTTCAAGGGCACGGGCCGCCTGGACACGAAGGCGTATTCCGTCAACATCGGCTGA
- a CDS encoding LacI family DNA-binding transcriptional regulator, which translates to MVTLAEVAQHAGVSASTVSYVLSGKRSISGATRQRVEQSIRELGYHPNAGARALASSKSNIIALMIPLRTDMYVPVMMEIAIAVATTARTYGYDVLLLTGEEGPDAVRRVTGSGLADAMILMDVQLDDERLPLLRGTDQPSVLIGLPADTSGLTCVDLDFKATGALCVEHLAMLGHRDIAVIGEAPAVYERHTGFAERTLDGLRLRSQELGMRLLHRPCEGGYDAMAVTLARILDERPSTTGFVVQNESAVEPLLALLRQQGRAVPEDVSVVGICPDQVATQASVRLTSVSIPAQEMGRHAVQQLVAKLEGCGSDEVVLIAPELTDRASTGPAPSATH; encoded by the coding sequence ATGGTCACCCTCGCCGAGGTCGCCCAGCACGCCGGAGTCTCGGCGAGCACGGTGAGCTATGTCCTCAGCGGCAAGCGGTCCATCTCCGGGGCCACCCGGCAGCGGGTCGAGCAGAGCATCCGCGAGCTGGGCTACCACCCGAACGCGGGCGCCCGCGCCCTGGCCAGCAGCAAGTCGAACATCATCGCGCTGATGATCCCGCTGCGCACCGACATGTACGTGCCGGTGATGATGGAGATCGCCATCGCGGTGGCCACCACGGCCCGGACGTACGGATACGACGTGCTGCTGCTGACCGGCGAGGAGGGCCCCGACGCCGTGCGCCGGGTCACCGGCAGCGGGCTGGCCGACGCGATGATCCTCATGGACGTCCAGCTGGACGACGAGCGGCTGCCGCTGCTGCGCGGCACCGACCAGCCGTCCGTGCTGATCGGTCTGCCGGCCGACACCTCCGGGCTGACCTGTGTGGACCTCGACTTCAAGGCGACCGGCGCGCTGTGTGTGGAGCATCTGGCGATGCTGGGGCACCGAGACATCGCTGTCATAGGCGAAGCCCCGGCCGTCTACGAGCGGCACACCGGTTTCGCCGAGCGCACGCTGGACGGACTCCGGCTGCGTTCCCAGGAGCTGGGGATGCGGCTGCTGCACCGGCCCTGTGAGGGCGGGTACGACGCGATGGCCGTCACCCTCGCCCGCATCCTCGACGAGCGCCCGAGCACCACCGGGTTCGTCGTACAGAACGAATCGGCGGTCGAGCCACTGCTCGCCCTGCTGCGCCAGCAGGGCCGTGCGGTGCCGGAGGACGTGTCGGTGGTCGGCATCTGCCCCGACCAGGTCGCCACGCAGGCCTCGGTGCGGCTGACGTCCGTCTCCATCCCCGCGCAGGAGATGGGCCGGCATGCCGTGCAGCAGCTGGTCGCCAAGCTGGAGGGGTGCGGGAGCGACGAAGTCGTGCTGATCGCGCCCGAGTTGACGGACCGGGCGAGCACGGGCCCGGCGCCGTCCGCCACCCACTGA
- a CDS encoding RIP metalloprotease — translation MFILGIVLFAVGLLFSIAWHELGHLSTAKLFGIRVPQYMVGFGPTIWSRRKGDTEYGIKAIPFGGYIRMIGMFPPGPDGRLEARSTSPWRGMIEDARSAAFEELKPGDETRLFYTRKPWKRVIVMFAGPFMNLVLAVALFLTVLMGFGIQQQTTTVSSVSPCVIAQTEKREECKASDDRSPAAAAGMKAGDKIVSFGGVRTEDWNTLSDLIRDSAGKEVPIVVDRKGEQLTLHAKIATNWVVRKDAGGSYVKDDYVQAGFLGFSAATGVVKQDFGDSVTWMTDRVGDAVDSLVALPSKIPALWDAAFGDGPREPDSPMGIVGAARVSGEIATLDIPASQQLATFVFLLAGFNLSLFLFNMLPLLPLDGGHIAGALWESLRRNTAKVLRRPDPGPFDVAKLMPVAYVVAGVFICFTLLVLVADVVNPVRIS, via the coding sequence ATGTTCATCCTCGGCATAGTGCTGTTCGCGGTCGGGCTGCTCTTCTCGATCGCCTGGCACGAGCTGGGCCACCTGTCCACGGCCAAGCTGTTCGGCATCCGCGTGCCGCAGTACATGGTCGGCTTCGGCCCGACCATCTGGTCGCGGAGGAAGGGCGACACCGAGTACGGCATCAAGGCGATCCCGTTCGGCGGCTACATCCGCATGATCGGCATGTTCCCGCCGGGCCCCGACGGTCGCCTCGAAGCCCGCTCGACCTCACCCTGGCGCGGCATGATCGAGGACGCCCGCTCGGCCGCCTTCGAGGAGCTCAAGCCGGGTGACGAGACCCGCCTCTTCTACACGCGCAAGCCGTGGAAGCGGGTCATCGTGATGTTCGCGGGCCCCTTCATGAACCTCGTCCTCGCGGTGGCCCTGTTCCTCACCGTGCTGATGGGCTTCGGCATCCAGCAGCAGACGACCACCGTGAGCTCGGTCTCCCCGTGTGTCATCGCCCAGACCGAGAAGCGCGAGGAGTGCAAGGCGTCCGACGACAGGTCCCCGGCCGCGGCCGCGGGCATGAAGGCCGGCGACAAGATCGTCTCCTTCGGCGGGGTGCGGACCGAGGACTGGAACACCCTCTCCGACCTCATCCGCGACAGCGCCGGCAAGGAGGTGCCGATCGTCGTCGACCGCAAGGGCGAGCAACTGACCCTGCACGCGAAGATCGCCACCAACTGGGTCGTGCGGAAAGACGCCGGCGGGTCGTACGTCAAGGACGACTACGTCCAGGCCGGCTTCCTCGGCTTCAGCGCCGCCACCGGCGTCGTCAAACAGGACTTCGGCGACTCGGTGACCTGGATGACCGACCGGGTCGGCGACGCCGTCGACTCCCTCGTCGCCCTGCCTTCCAAGATCCCCGCACTGTGGGACGCGGCCTTCGGCGACGGCCCGCGCGAGCCGGACTCCCCGATGGGCATCGTCGGCGCGGCAAGGGTCAGCGGCGAGATCGCCACCCTCGACATCCCGGCCTCACAGCAGCTGGCCACCTTCGTCTTCCTCCTGGCCGGCTTCAACCTCTCCCTGTTCCTGTTCAACATGCTCCCGCTGCTGCCGCTCGACGGCGGCCATATCGCGGGCGCCCTGTGGGAGTCGCTGCGCCGCAACACGGCGAAGGTGCTGCGCCGCCCGGACCCGGGTCCGTTCGATGTGGCGAAGCTGATGCCGGTGGCGTACGTGGTCGCCGGAGTCTTCATCTGCTTCACCCTGCTCGTACTCGTGGCGGACGTGGTTAACCCAGTCAGAATCTCCTAG
- a CDS encoding GNAT family N-acetyltransferase, with protein sequence MRLPGHGHRRHADDIVIGPLDLPARVDEALGVQAVAFGLGPDEVAVRRQIVLRHMTYPGARALGATAAERLVGFVYGMPNDRAHWWSTIVQPYLRAQGYDDWLDNSFVITELHVHPRYQNRGVGRSLITTITDSATEPRSILSAIDVESPARGLYRSLGYQDLARQVLFPSAPKPYAVMGAPLPLRRR encoded by the coding sequence ATGCGCCTTCCCGGTCACGGACACCGCCGCCACGCCGACGACATCGTGATCGGCCCCCTGGACCTGCCGGCCCGTGTGGACGAGGCCCTGGGCGTCCAGGCCGTAGCCTTCGGCCTGGGCCCGGACGAAGTAGCCGTACGCCGTCAAATCGTCCTGCGTCACATGACCTACCCGGGAGCAAGGGCCCTCGGCGCGACCGCAGCGGAGCGCCTCGTCGGATTCGTCTACGGCATGCCCAACGACCGCGCCCACTGGTGGTCCACCATCGTGCAGCCGTACCTCCGGGCCCAGGGCTACGACGACTGGCTCGACAACTCCTTCGTCATCACGGAACTCCACGTCCACCCTCGCTACCAGAACCGAGGCGTGGGCCGCTCCCTGATCACCACGATCACGGACAGCGCCACCGAACCCCGCTCGATCCTCTCGGCGATCGACGTCGAAAGTCCGGCCCGCGGCCTCTACCGCTCCCTCGGCTACCAGGACCTCGCCCGCCAGGTCCTCTTCCCGAGCGCCCCCAAGCCGTACGCCGTGATGGGCGCCCCTCTCCCGCTCCGCCGCCGTTAA
- the ispG gene encoding flavodoxin-dependent (E)-4-hydroxy-3-methylbut-2-enyl-diphosphate synthase — MTAISLGMPSVPTKLAERRKSRQIQVGTVAVGGDAPVSVQSMTTTRTSDIGATLQQIAELTASGCQIVRVACPTQDDADALATIARKSQIPVIADIHFQPKYVFAAIEAGCAAVRVNPGNIKQFDDKVKEIARAAKDHGTPIRIGVNAGSLDRRLLQKYGKATPEALVESALWEASLFEEHDFRDIKISVKHNDPVIMIEAYKQLAAQCDYPLHLGVTEAGPAFQGTIKSAVAFGALLSQGIGDTIRVSLSAPPAEEVKVGIQILESLNLKQRGLEIVSCPSCGRAQVDVYKLAEEVTAGLTGMEVPLRVAVMGCVVNGPGEAREADLGVASGNGKGQIFVKGEVIKTVPESKIVETLIEEAMKLAEQMEADGVASGEPSISVAG; from the coding sequence ATGACTGCGATTTCTCTCGGCATGCCGTCCGTTCCGACCAAGCTCGCCGAGCGCCGGAAGAGCAGGCAGATCCAGGTCGGGACGGTGGCGGTGGGCGGCGACGCCCCGGTCTCCGTCCAGTCCATGACGACGACCCGTACGTCCGACATCGGCGCCACCTTGCAGCAGATCGCCGAGCTGACGGCGTCGGGCTGCCAGATCGTGCGCGTGGCCTGTCCGACGCAGGACGACGCGGACGCGCTCGCCACGATCGCCCGCAAGTCCCAGATCCCGGTGATCGCGGACATCCACTTCCAGCCGAAGTACGTGTTCGCCGCGATCGAGGCCGGCTGCGCCGCGGTCCGCGTCAACCCCGGCAACATCAAGCAGTTCGACGACAAGGTCAAGGAGATCGCGCGGGCCGCCAAGGACCACGGCACCCCGATCCGCATCGGCGTCAACGCCGGCTCCCTGGACCGGCGCCTGCTCCAGAAGTACGGCAAGGCGACGCCGGAGGCCCTGGTCGAGTCGGCGCTCTGGGAGGCGTCCCTCTTCGAGGAGCACGACTTCCGGGACATCAAGATCTCGGTCAAGCACAACGACCCGGTCATCATGATCGAGGCGTACAAGCAGCTGGCCGCCCAGTGCGACTACCCGCTCCACCTCGGCGTCACCGAGGCGGGCCCGGCGTTCCAGGGCACGATCAAGTCGGCGGTGGCGTTCGGAGCCCTCCTCTCCCAGGGCATCGGCGACACGATCCGCGTGTCCCTGAGCGCGCCCCCGGCCGAGGAAGTGAAGGTCGGCATCCAGATCCTGGAGTCCCTGAACCTCAAGCAGCGCGGCCTGGAAATCGTCTCCTGCCCGTCCTGCGGCCGCGCCCAGGTCGATGTCTACAAGCTGGCCGAAGAGGTCACCGCGGGCCTGACCGGCATGGAGGTCCCGCTCCGCGTCGCCGTCATGGGCTGCGTGGTGAACGGCCCCGGCGAGGCCCGCGAGGCCGACCTCGGCGTCGCCTCCGGCAACGGCAAGGGCCAGATCTTCGTCAAGGGCGAGGTCATCAAGACCGTCCCCGAGTCCAAGATCGTCGAGACCCTCATCGAGGAGGCCATGAAGCTGGCCGAACAGATGGAGGCGGACGGCGTGGCAAGCGGCGAGCCGTCGATTTCGGTGGCGGGCTGA
- a CDS encoding GNAT family N-acetyltransferase, with amino-acid sequence MLTQTTSRVLEPSDLDAALAVLDREPVTNAFVTSRVQIAGLDPWRLGGEMWGWYEGGMLTSLCYAGANLVPICATPRAVRAFADRARRAGRRCSSIVGPAEPTAQLWGLLEPSWGPARDVRGHQPLMVTDRMPTDITPDPYVRRIRKDEMETIMPACVAMFTEEVGVSPLAGDGGLLYQARVAELVGSGRSFARLDRNGKVVFKAEIGAATDRACQIQGVWVAPEYRGQGLAAPGMAAVLRYALADVAPVVSLYVNDFNTAARRTYQRVGFQEVGAFMSILF; translated from the coding sequence GTGTTGACCCAGACCACCTCACGGGTGCTCGAACCGAGCGACCTGGACGCCGCGCTCGCCGTCCTCGACCGCGAGCCGGTCACGAACGCCTTCGTGACGTCCCGCGTCCAGATCGCCGGCCTCGACCCGTGGCGCCTCGGCGGCGAGATGTGGGGCTGGTACGAGGGCGGCATGCTGACGTCCCTGTGCTACGCGGGCGCCAACCTCGTTCCGATCTGCGCCACCCCGCGAGCGGTACGGGCCTTCGCCGACCGCGCCCGCCGCGCGGGCCGCCGCTGCTCCTCCATCGTCGGCCCCGCCGAACCCACCGCCCAGCTGTGGGGCCTGCTGGAGCCCAGCTGGGGCCCGGCCCGCGACGTCCGCGGCCACCAGCCCCTCATGGTCACCGACCGCATGCCGACCGACATCACCCCGGATCCGTACGTCCGCCGCATCCGCAAGGACGAGATGGAGACGATCATGCCGGCGTGCGTGGCCATGTTCACCGAGGAGGTGGGCGTCTCACCGCTGGCCGGCGACGGCGGCCTCCTCTACCAGGCCCGGGTCGCCGAACTCGTCGGCTCCGGCCGCTCCTTCGCCCGCCTCGACCGCAACGGCAAGGTCGTCTTCAAGGCCGAGATCGGCGCCGCCACCGACCGCGCCTGCCAGATCCAGGGCGTCTGGGTGGCCCCCGAGTACCGGGGCCAGGGCCTGGCAGCCCCCGGAATGGCGGCGGTCCTGCGCTACGCCCTGGCGGACGTGGCCCCGGTGGTGAGCCTGTACGTGAACGACTTCAACACGGCGGCGAGAAGGACGTATCAGCGGGTCGGCTTCCAAGAGGTCGGCGCGTTCATGAGCATCCTGTTCTGA